The Pantoea phytobeneficialis genome has a segment encoding these proteins:
- the pdeR gene encoding cyclic di-GMP phosphodiesterase, whose product MTDEQGQTLLYTLFGTTSPHWRLTADSDALHFAEEENAHTNLAVPLTPAQASLLRAMTVITSSINLTLSLHGVPVPMHFVGRKVNQATWAGTASAWGDTSSVARDLTLGLSFAEQVVSEANSVIVILDQRGNIQRFNRLSEEYTGLKEHEVIGRNVFQLFMTKQEAQASRRNIAGFFRDGNSYEVERWIKTKKGQRLFLFRNKFVHSGSGKNEIFLICSGTDITEERRAQERLRVLANTDTVTGLPNRNAIHQQISLALETAKGTQTGVVYLDLDNFKKVNDAYGHMFGDQLLQAVSLAILSCLGKDQTLARLGGDEFVVLAENTSQAALEAMASRILERLRQPFRIGLIEVYSGCSLGIALAPLHGEDRESLIRNADTAMYHAKENGRGKFCVFASEMNQRVFEYLWLDTNLRKALDQDHLVVYYQPKIDRDGEVRSAEALVRWNSPERGLVPPGDFIAYAEESGLIVPLGRWVMLNVLQQVIAWRKEGIWLRVAVNVSAKQLIDQSIYSDLKQALIESGIKDCPIDIELTESCLIENEADALKLMKQFQELGAQVHLDDFGTGYSSLSQLARVPIDAIKLDQSFIRNINKQPVAQSLVRAIMAVAKALELQVIAEGIETKAEEKFVMANGVDGRQGYFYAKPMPADQLGHWLAKHPARV is encoded by the coding sequence TGTTTGGCACCACCAGCCCTCATTGGCGTCTGACTGCGGACAGCGATGCTTTACATTTTGCCGAAGAGGAAAATGCCCATACCAATCTGGCCGTTCCGCTAACCCCGGCACAGGCGAGTTTGTTGCGCGCCATGACCGTGATTACCTCCAGCATCAACCTGACGCTGTCGCTGCATGGCGTACCGGTGCCGATGCATTTTGTCGGTCGTAAAGTGAACCAGGCGACGTGGGCAGGCACCGCATCAGCCTGGGGAGACACCTCTTCTGTCGCACGCGATTTGACGCTGGGCCTGTCGTTTGCTGAGCAAGTGGTTTCCGAGGCCAACTCGGTGATCGTTATCCTCGACCAACGAGGTAACATTCAACGTTTTAATCGGTTAAGTGAAGAATACACTGGCCTGAAAGAACACGAAGTGATTGGCCGTAATGTGTTCCAGCTATTCATGACCAAACAGGAAGCCCAGGCCTCCCGCCGCAACATCGCCGGATTTTTTCGCGACGGCAACTCTTACGAAGTGGAACGCTGGATCAAAACCAAGAAAGGTCAGCGACTGTTTCTGTTTCGTAATAAGTTCGTTCACAGCGGCAGCGGAAAAAATGAAATTTTCCTCATCTGTTCAGGAACGGATATTACCGAGGAGCGCCGGGCCCAGGAGCGTCTGCGCGTGCTGGCCAACACCGATACGGTGACCGGGTTACCCAATCGCAATGCCATCCATCAGCAAATTAGTCTGGCACTTGAGACGGCGAAAGGCACGCAAACCGGCGTGGTGTATCTCGACTTAGACAATTTCAAGAAGGTGAATGACGCCTACGGGCACATGTTCGGTGACCAGTTACTTCAGGCGGTTTCGCTGGCGATCCTTAGCTGCCTCGGCAAAGATCAAACCCTGGCACGCCTCGGCGGTGACGAGTTTGTGGTACTGGCAGAAAATACCAGCCAGGCGGCGCTGGAAGCGATGGCTTCGCGGATCCTCGAACGGCTGCGTCAGCCTTTTCGCATCGGACTGATTGAGGTTTACAGCGGCTGCTCGCTTGGTATCGCCCTTGCCCCCTTGCATGGCGAAGACCGTGAAAGCCTGATCCGCAATGCCGATACCGCCATGTATCACGCCAAAGAAAATGGTCGCGGTAAGTTTTGCGTGTTTGCCAGCGAAATGAATCAACGCGTGTTTGAGTATCTGTGGCTGGATACCAATCTGCGTAAAGCCCTGGACCAGGATCACCTGGTGGTGTATTACCAACCGAAAATCGACCGTGATGGCGAGGTGCGCAGTGCCGAAGCGCTGGTACGCTGGAATTCGCCGGAGCGTGGCCTGGTGCCACCAGGTGATTTTATTGCTTATGCGGAAGAATCCGGGCTGATTGTGCCGCTGGGGCGCTGGGTGATGCTGAATGTGTTGCAGCAGGTGATTGCGTGGCGCAAAGAAGGGATCTGGTTGCGGGTGGCCGTGAATGTTTCAGCCAAGCAATTGATTGATCAGAGTATCTATAGCGATCTGAAGCAGGCCCTGATTGAGAGTGGCATCAAGGATTGCCCGATTGATATCGAACTGACTGAAAGCTGCCTGATCGAAAACGAAGCCGATGCACTGAAACTAATGAAACAGTTTCAGGAGCTGGGGGCACAGGTGCATCTTGACGATTTCGGGACCGGTTACTCTTCCCTGTCACAGTTGGCGCGAGTACCGATTGACGCCATCAAGCTGGACCAGAGTTTTATTCGTAATATCAATAAGCAACCGGTGGCACAGTCCCTGGTGCGTGCCATTATGGCTGTGGCCAAAGCCCTGGAGTTGCAGGTGATTGCCGAGGGTATTGAAACCAAAGCCGAAGAAAAATTTGTGATGGCTAACGGCGTCGATGGGCGTCAGGGTTATTTTTACGCAAAACCAATGCCCGCAGACCAGCTCGGGCATTGGCTGGCTAAGCATCCTGCCCGCGTTTAA
- a CDS encoding crotonase/enoyl-CoA hydratase family protein, which produces MTVINQPTCRLFTEVGQTTQLAAYYEEGRHTMWMMLRAQPRPSFNHELIEEIMNLSYAAQRSGLPIDFWVTGSLVPQMFNAGGDLRFFVECIRNNRREALRAYARACVDCIHSAARGFDTGAVTLAMIEGSALGGGFEAALAHHFILAQNSARMGFPEIAFNLFPGMGGYSLVARRAGMKLAEELICEGESHSAEWYETRGLVDKVFQPGDSYRTTRTFIDTLRPKLNGIRAMLKARQRVLQLSRAELMDITEDWVDYAFTLEPKDIAYMERLVQLQNRHSASLRKAG; this is translated from the coding sequence ATGACAGTGATTAACCAACCGACATGCCGACTGTTCACCGAAGTCGGACAAACCACTCAACTGGCTGCCTATTATGAAGAAGGGCGTCACACCATGTGGATGATGCTGCGGGCGCAACCTCGACCCAGTTTCAACCACGAGTTAATCGAAGAGATCATGAACCTGAGCTACGCGGCGCAGCGTTCCGGTTTACCGATTGATTTCTGGGTGACGGGATCGTTAGTTCCTCAGATGTTTAACGCCGGGGGCGATTTACGCTTCTTTGTTGAATGCATTCGCAACAACCGGCGCGAAGCTCTGCGTGCCTACGCCCGTGCCTGCGTGGATTGCATCCATTCAGCCGCCCGAGGCTTTGATACTGGCGCGGTGACGCTGGCAATGATCGAGGGTAGTGCTCTCGGCGGAGGATTTGAAGCCGCCCTGGCGCACCACTTTATTCTGGCGCAAAACAGCGCACGCATGGGGTTCCCGGAAATTGCGTTTAACCTGTTCCCCGGCATGGGCGGATACTCGTTAGTGGCGCGCCGCGCGGGGATGAAGCTGGCTGAAGAGTTAATTTGTGAAGGGGAGTCACACAGCGCGGAGTGGTATGAAACCCGTGGTCTGGTCGACAAAGTGTTCCAGCCTGGTGACAGCTATCGCACTACACGCACCTTCATCGACACTTTACGTCCCAAACTGAATGGCATACGGGCGATGCTTAAAGCACGTCAGCGCGTGTTGCAACTCTCAAGGGCGGAACTGATGGATATAACGGAAGATTGGGTGGATTATGCCTTCACGCTGGAACCGAAAGACATTGCTTATATGGAACGTCTGGTGCAACTGCAAAACCGTCATAGCGCATCCTTGCGCAAAGCCGGATAA